From the Gramella sp. Hel_I_59 genome, one window contains:
- a CDS encoding alkene reductase — translation MTMEKQALLQSYQMGDLNLKNRVIMAPMTRSRAENDANAPTDMHVTYYTQRAGAGLIISEGSQVSSRAVGYINTAGIHSPEQVEGWKKVTEAVHKDGGKIFIQLWHVGRISHPKFHNGDKPLAPSAVNPNADVYTPDGQEKTVDPKAMSLQEIQETVQEFKSAAQNAKDAGFDGVEIHSSNGYLIHQFFNKNANQRTDEYGGSIPNRARFFFEVLDAINEVWPENRIGCRFNPSLHKIFGIVASEESIETFDYIMEKLNAYDLAYIHLSEPFSDVSDVPYLITDIAKHYRKIYKGTLMINAGFDRESGNKVIEEGDADLVSYAKWYVSNPDLAKRFENNWPLAEYNEDTFYTPGKEGYIDYPAYEEQQES, via the coding sequence ATGACTATGGAAAAACAAGCATTACTACAATCCTACCAGATGGGGGACCTGAATTTAAAGAACCGTGTGATCATGGCACCAATGACCAGAAGCCGTGCCGAAAATGATGCAAATGCGCCTACAGATATGCATGTGACTTATTACACTCAGCGTGCAGGTGCCGGATTAATTATTTCTGAAGGTTCTCAAGTATCATCCCGGGCTGTTGGATATATAAATACTGCTGGAATTCATTCGCCGGAACAGGTTGAAGGATGGAAGAAAGTTACGGAAGCAGTTCATAAGGATGGCGGAAAAATTTTTATTCAACTATGGCATGTTGGTAGAATTTCACACCCTAAATTTCATAATGGTGATAAGCCACTTGCTCCCAGTGCTGTAAATCCAAATGCAGATGTGTACACACCAGATGGTCAGGAAAAAACCGTAGATCCAAAAGCAATGAGCCTTCAGGAGATCCAGGAAACTGTACAGGAGTTTAAATCTGCAGCTCAGAATGCCAAAGATGCTGGCTTCGACGGAGTAGAAATTCACTCTTCTAATGGTTACCTCATACACCAGTTCTTCAATAAAAATGCTAATCAGCGTACCGATGAATATGGTGGAAGCATTCCAAACAGAGCAAGATTCTTTTTTGAAGTACTGGATGCCATCAATGAAGTATGGCCAGAAAATAGAATAGGTTGTAGATTCAATCCTTCATTGCATAAGATCTTCGGAATTGTAGCTTCAGAAGAAAGCATTGAGACCTTTGATTATATCATGGAAAAGCTGAATGCATACGATCTGGCATATATTCATCTTTCAGAACCATTCTCAGATGTAAGCGACGTGCCTTATCTTATCACTGATATTGCAAAACACTATCGAAAAATTTACAAAGGTACTTTGATGATCAATGCCGGTTTTGACAGAGAATCTGGAAATAAAGTAATTGAAGAAGGGGATGCAGATCTTGTGAGTTATGCGAAATGGTATGTTTCCAATCCAGATCTTGCAAAAAGGTTTGAAAATAATTGGCCTCTGGCTGAATATAATGAGGATACTTTCTATACACCTGGCAAGGAAGGATACATAGATTACCCTGCTTATGAAGAGCAACAGGAATCCTAA
- a CDS encoding NAD(P)/FAD-dependent oxidoreductase, with protein sequence MQNQKDVAIVGSGLVGSLLAIFLRKKGHKVTIFDRRPDVRLVEFSGRSINLAMSNRGWKALREAGIEDEIRELALPLDKRAMHVDDKPVYFQKYGEDGEAIYSISRGILNRKMIDLAEEAGAEFRFEEKIWDVDLPNAKLYTGESEKGVWKEYQFDLIFGADGAFSRTRHKMQRQSRFNYSQHFIDVGYKELTIPANPDGSHKLNNASFHIWPRGNFMLIAMPNLDGSFTCTLFMPFEGDVSFESIQTEQQADQFFEQYFPDIKDEISNLKRDFFKNPTSAMVTIKCYPWSYFDKITLVGDSAHAIVPFYGQGMNAGFEDISVLNQKMNQHGDNWEIIFEEYQRERKPNTDAIAELSYRNFVEMSSKTADPSFLLRKKIEKKFAQKYPELWVPLYSRVTFSDKAYSDALDIGDYQRGIMDEVMKIPGIEETWDSEEVELKIKDLLNK encoded by the coding sequence ATGCAAAATCAAAAAGATGTAGCTATTGTAGGGTCTGGACTCGTGGGTTCTCTATTAGCCATTTTTCTTAGAAAAAAAGGTCATAAAGTCACCATTTTCGATAGACGTCCCGATGTTCGTCTAGTAGAATTTTCCGGCAGATCTATAAACCTGGCCATGTCTAATCGCGGCTGGAAAGCTTTAAGAGAAGCTGGAATAGAGGATGAAATCAGGGAGCTGGCATTACCGCTTGATAAAAGGGCGATGCATGTAGATGATAAACCAGTGTACTTTCAGAAGTACGGAGAAGATGGGGAAGCGATTTACTCGATTTCCAGAGGAATCCTTAATCGTAAAATGATAGATCTTGCGGAAGAAGCTGGTGCAGAATTTAGGTTTGAAGAGAAGATCTGGGATGTGGATCTGCCAAATGCAAAGTTGTATACAGGTGAATCTGAAAAGGGCGTCTGGAAAGAATATCAGTTCGATCTTATTTTTGGAGCAGATGGCGCGTTTTCAAGAACCCGTCACAAGATGCAGAGACAAAGCAGGTTCAATTATTCCCAGCATTTTATTGATGTAGGATATAAGGAACTAACGATTCCTGCAAATCCTGATGGATCCCATAAACTAAATAATGCATCTTTCCATATCTGGCCTCGAGGTAATTTTATGTTGATCGCAATGCCTAACCTGGATGGAAGTTTTACTTGTACGCTTTTTATGCCTTTTGAAGGAGATGTTTCTTTTGAAAGTATACAGACAGAACAACAGGCAGATCAATTCTTCGAACAGTATTTTCCAGATATAAAGGACGAAATATCAAATCTAAAGCGGGACTTTTTTAAAAACCCTACCAGCGCGATGGTAACGATCAAGTGTTATCCATGGTCTTATTTTGATAAGATCACTCTTGTAGGAGATTCTGCTCATGCGATTGTTCCATTTTACGGGCAGGGAATGAATGCGGGATTTGAAGATATTTCAGTTCTAAATCAAAAGATGAATCAGCATGGGGATAACTGGGAAATAATTTTCGAAGAATACCAAAGAGAACGGAAACCCAATACAGATGCGATCGCAGAATTAAGTTATCGTAATTTTGTCGAGATGAGTAGTAAAACGGCCGATCCATCTTTTTTACTGCGGAAGAAAATAGAAAAGAAATTCGCTCAGAAATATCCTGAATTATGGGTGCCTTTGTACTCACGCGTTACTTTTTCAGACAAGGCTTATTCAGATGCGCTGGATATTGGAGATTACCAGAGAGGAATCATGGACGAAGTCATGAAAATCCCTGGAATTGAAGAAACCTGGGATTCTGAAGAGGTCGAACTTAAGATCAAAGATTTACTCAATAAATAA
- the msrA gene encoding peptide-methionine (S)-S-oxide reductase MsrA encodes MKLLFINIISLVLLACGNQNTQQSVTKPEIANATPVEVEMQDGMKKAYFASGCFWCVEAIYESIEGVDEVISGYAGGHTKNPTYEESNTGRTGHAEAVEVIYDPEVVDFKTLVQVFFGSQNPTQVNGQGPDNGSQYRSIVFFQTEEQKNIINEVKTEVAKDYQKPLAAEILPFQKFWVAEDYHQNYEANNPQNPYIQNVSIPRLNRFKEKFPDILKKDAH; translated from the coding sequence ATGAAGCTATTATTTATTAATATCATAAGCCTCGTACTTCTGGCTTGTGGAAATCAAAACACACAGCAATCGGTTACTAAACCTGAAATCGCAAATGCTACTCCGGTAGAAGTTGAGATGCAGGATGGTATGAAAAAGGCTTATTTCGCCAGTGGTTGTTTCTGGTGCGTTGAAGCTATCTACGAAAGTATTGAAGGAGTAGATGAAGTAATAAGCGGTTACGCTGGCGGGCATACCAAGAATCCAACCTACGAAGAAAGCAATACTGGAAGAACAGGTCATGCAGAAGCAGTAGAGGTGATTTATGATCCTGAAGTCGTAGATTTTAAAACTTTGGTTCAGGTGTTCTTTGGTTCTCAAAACCCAACGCAGGTGAATGGACAGGGACCAGATAATGGATCACAATACCGTTCGATTGTATTTTTTCAAACAGAAGAACAGAAAAATATTATAAATGAAGTGAAAACTGAAGTTGCTAAAGACTATCAGAAACCACTTGCTGCAGAAATTCTGCCTTTTCAGAAATTCTGGGTAGCTGAAGATTACCATCAAAATTACGAGGCAAATAATCCTCAAAATCCATACATTCAGAATGTATCGATTCCAAGACTGAATCGATTTAAGGAGAAGTTCCCGGACATTCTTAAGAAGGATGCACATTAA
- a CDS encoding C4-type zinc ribbon domain-containing protein: MAKKNDVTVEEKLRSLYDLQLVDSRIDEIRNVRGELPLEVEDLEDEVAGLNRRLEKLDADIEVIDNDIKNKKNQIEESKTTIKKYSEQQKNVRNNREFNALSKEVEFQELEIELSEKHINEYKVKIEQKKEVITQTKEKLAEREAHLKHKKSELDEILKETEKEEQALIDKSKEYEKNIEDRLVTAYKRIRTNVKNGLAVVPVERGASGGSFFTIPPQVIMEIAGRKKIITDEHSGRILVDEELAKEEQEKMESMFKKF; the protein is encoded by the coding sequence ATGGCGAAAAAAAACGATGTTACTGTAGAAGAGAAGTTAAGATCACTGTACGATCTTCAATTGGTGGATTCACGAATTGATGAGATTAGAAATGTACGTGGAGAACTTCCTCTTGAAGTTGAAGATCTTGAAGATGAAGTAGCAGGTTTGAACAGACGCCTGGAAAAACTGGATGCGGATATCGAAGTGATTGATAATGATATCAAGAACAAGAAGAACCAGATAGAGGAGTCTAAGACGACAATTAAAAAATATTCTGAGCAACAAAAAAATGTTCGTAATAACCGTGAATTCAATGCTTTAAGCAAAGAAGTTGAATTCCAGGAACTTGAAATAGAGCTTTCAGAAAAGCATATTAATGAGTACAAGGTGAAGATCGAGCAGAAAAAAGAAGTTATTACTCAAACAAAAGAGAAATTAGCTGAAAGAGAAGCTCACCTTAAGCATAAGAAAAGTGAACTTGACGAAATTTTGAAGGAAACTGAGAAAGAAGAACAAGCACTAATTGACAAGTCTAAGGAATACGAAAAGAACATTGAAGACAGGCTTGTTACTGCTTACAAAAGAATTCGTACAAACGTAAAGAATGGTTTAGCAGTGGTTCCTGTAGAAAGAGGAGCATCTGGAGGATCTTTCTTCACTATTCCACCACAGGTGATCATGGAAATTGCTGGTCGTAAAAAGATCATTACAGATGAACACAGTGGTAGAATTCTGGTAGACGAAGAACTAGCTAAAGAAGAGCAGGAGAAAATGGAATCTATGTTCAAGAAGTTCTAA
- a CDS encoding Nif3-like dinuclear metal center hexameric protein codes for MLIKEVINIIEEFAPLSYAEDFDNVGLLVGNASEEVKGALITLDTLEATVDEAIAKNCNLIISFHPIIFSGLKKLTGKNYVERTVLKAIKNDIAIYAIHTALDNQHKGVNDMIAEKLGLVNRQILIPRSDSIKKLQTYVPVSDAAKVRKALFQAGAGNIGNYENCSFNVQGSGSFKGNEDSNPVVGEKGTIHFEDEIQIGITYKKHLESKILKALFQSHPYEEVAYEIHSLENRNQQLGMGMIGELEIPLDGSSFLTQIQKTFNSKGIRHSEILATPIKKVAVLGGSGAFAIENAKNAGADIFITADLKYHDYYKAEQKMVVADIGHYESEQFTKNLLYSFLSKKISSFALILADTNTNPIHYL; via the coding sequence ATGCTTATTAAAGAAGTAATTAATATTATAGAAGAATTTGCACCGCTTAGTTATGCTGAAGATTTCGACAATGTAGGTTTGCTGGTAGGCAACGCTTCCGAAGAAGTTAAAGGAGCACTTATAACTTTAGATACTCTGGAGGCTACCGTAGATGAAGCCATCGCGAAAAACTGCAACCTGATCATAAGCTTTCATCCAATCATATTTTCAGGTTTAAAAAAACTCACCGGTAAAAATTATGTGGAGCGTACTGTTCTTAAAGCAATAAAGAATGATATCGCGATCTATGCCATTCATACTGCTCTAGACAATCAGCACAAAGGTGTTAACGATATGATCGCTGAAAAGCTTGGACTGGTGAACAGGCAGATCCTGATCCCTCGTAGCGATAGTATCAAAAAACTGCAAACCTATGTTCCGGTTTCCGATGCTGCTAAGGTGAGAAAAGCTTTATTCCAGGCGGGGGCTGGTAATATTGGAAATTATGAAAATTGTAGTTTTAATGTTCAGGGCTCCGGAAGCTTCAAAGGAAACGAAGATTCGAATCCCGTAGTTGGTGAAAAAGGTACAATTCATTTTGAGGATGAGATACAAATTGGGATTACCTATAAGAAACACCTCGAATCCAAAATTTTGAAAGCTTTATTTCAGAGTCATCCCTACGAGGAAGTAGCCTACGAGATTCATAGTCTTGAAAATAGGAATCAGCAGCTAGGAATGGGCATGATTGGGGAACTCGAAATTCCTCTAGACGGGAGTAGCTTCTTAACTCAAATTCAGAAAACCTTCAATAGCAAAGGAATTCGTCATTCTGAAATACTCGCAACACCTATTAAAAAAGTTGCTGTTCTGGGAGGAAGTGGAGCCTTTGCCATCGAAAACGCAAAGAATGCTGGTGCAGATATATTTATCACTGCAGATTTAAAATACCATGATTACTATAAAGCCGAGCAAAAGATGGTCGTCGCAGATATTGGACACTATGAAAGTGAACAGTTTACAAAAAATTTACTATATTCTTTTCTTAGCAAAAAAATTAGTAGTTTTGCACTTATTTTAGCAGACACAAATACCAATCCAATACATTACTTATAA
- the lpxK gene encoding tetraacyldisaccharide 4'-kinase, protein MPNPRKLLFPFSIVYKTVTGVRNQLYDQGIFNSIKFDIPVIAVGNLNMGGTGKSPMIEYLIDLLSKDAKLATLSRGYKRESSGFQIVEITDAASKSGDEPLQFKNKFPEITVAVDANRVEGINRLKKSGSSLILLDDAFQHRKVEAGFYILLTSYSDLFTEDFVLPVGNLRESRHGAGRANVVVVTKCPQYLGKTEQDEIQSKIKDYFKGPVFFSSIIYSEMIFTENERMLLKDIELKDFVLVTGIANPFPMISYLAEMNIELKHFKFSDHHNFSKDEIEKLNTFENILTTEKDYMRLKGTKLAGKLYYLPIQTKIISDAEKFDELILSYAQKK, encoded by the coding sequence ATGCCGAATCCCAGAAAATTGCTTTTCCCATTTTCCATAGTCTACAAAACTGTGACTGGAGTACGGAATCAATTATATGATCAGGGAATTTTTAATTCCATAAAGTTTGATATTCCTGTAATCGCAGTTGGGAATTTAAATATGGGAGGCACTGGAAAATCACCTATGATCGAATACCTGATCGATCTGCTTTCGAAGGATGCTAAACTTGCAACTTTAAGTAGAGGCTATAAGCGCGAGAGTTCAGGGTTCCAGATCGTGGAAATCACTGACGCTGCTAGTAAAAGTGGGGACGAGCCTCTTCAGTTTAAGAATAAATTTCCGGAGATCACGGTGGCTGTAGATGCAAATAGGGTGGAGGGTATCAACAGGTTAAAGAAATCCGGTTCCAGTCTCATCTTGCTGGATGATGCTTTTCAACATCGAAAAGTTGAGGCGGGGTTTTATATTCTACTTACTTCTTACAGTGACTTGTTTACAGAGGACTTTGTACTGCCGGTTGGAAATCTCCGAGAGTCACGACACGGTGCTGGTAGAGCAAATGTGGTGGTAGTAACTAAATGTCCGCAATATCTTGGTAAAACTGAACAGGATGAAATCCAATCAAAGATCAAAGATTATTTTAAAGGACCGGTTTTCTTCAGTAGTATCATTTATTCTGAAATGATCTTCACAGAGAATGAGCGTATGCTTCTGAAAGATATTGAACTAAAAGATTTCGTGCTGGTTACGGGAATTGCCAATCCTTTTCCAATGATTTCATACCTGGCTGAAATGAATATTGAACTGAAGCATTTTAAGTTTTCAGATCATCATAATTTTTCCAAGGACGAAATTGAGAAGCTAAACACTTTCGAAAATATTCTTACCACAGAGAAAGATTACATGCGTCTAAAAGGAACTAAACTTGCCGGTAAGCTTTATTACCTACCTATTCAAACCAAAATAATTTCTGATGCTGAAAAGTTTGATGAACTAATTTTGAGTTACGCACAAAAAAAATGA
- a CDS encoding response regulator: protein MKNFKRFILLVCCFAIFGFQESTIDEENPKPEQIKKLLNEAEVSINTMNFDKAQEQLDLSLKLSKRIDAKSYIALTSTILSRMYHVRHEYDKGITQLDRAMSIQREINDDAGLNYSYVLYSKILTSKREFDRALNYLGLAEKYYTQQDNREQLGIIALNRAVIYFNDEKTKPRALAELRNSEIYLGDSNNDYEKTRLNYFLARAFQNDGNYERAEQSAKKSLEISKAAGYTGMIMYSYNLLSEIAQERGNYASALELLQQGNLIRETIFDVNKEALATEANARLGNSALKSTVDQLTAQQAENERTLKVNKLTTILSVALITILSLLTLSLYKNNNLRARANELLQKKNSELILAKENAEKASLAKAQFLTTITHELRTPLYAVTGLTHLLLEESPTESQKEHLNSLKFSGEYLLSLINNILDLNKLEANKVEIVKTNFDLEKRISDVLIALKNSADDRNTKLHFSYDKDIPAKLIGDPLKVSQILINLIGNSIKFTEDGDIWIAVNKTRQDGKFVSLLFEIKDNGEGIGKEKQKAIFENFTQGSTQINRKFGGTGLGLSIVKNLLSLLNSEIELESDLGKGSTFTFELQFEAETLETKPAEPVAPSKDIVLTNDIMKDKNILIVEDNKINQMITRKILEKNKVICDVADNGTIAIEKVQNNEFDLILMDIHMPGISGIEATIEIRKFNPDIPIIALTAVTLDDNLDEFYMNGFNDIIPKPYKTEEFFHKINKYLAARETTV from the coding sequence ATGAAAAACTTCAAGCGTTTCATCCTTTTAGTATGTTGCTTCGCCATCTTTGGATTCCAGGAGTCCACGATCGATGAAGAAAACCCAAAACCGGAACAGATCAAAAAACTGTTGAATGAAGCCGAGGTTTCTATCAATACCATGAATTTTGATAAAGCCCAGGAACAACTGGATCTGTCTCTAAAATTATCTAAACGTATAGACGCTAAGAGTTATATAGCACTTACCAGTACGATTCTCAGTCGTATGTATCATGTAAGGCACGAATATGATAAAGGTATAACGCAATTAGACAGGGCTATGTCTATTCAAAGAGAGATCAATGATGATGCAGGCCTTAATTATTCTTATGTGTTGTATTCCAAAATACTTACATCCAAAAGAGAATTTGATCGAGCCCTAAACTACCTGGGGTTGGCAGAAAAATACTATACTCAGCAAGACAACCGGGAACAATTAGGAATCATTGCGCTAAATAGAGCTGTTATCTATTTCAACGATGAAAAAACCAAACCCAGAGCCCTTGCCGAATTAAGAAACTCAGAGATCTATCTTGGAGACTCTAATAATGATTACGAAAAAACCCGGTTAAACTATTTTCTCGCTCGTGCATTTCAAAACGATGGAAATTATGAACGAGCGGAGCAATCAGCTAAAAAATCGCTTGAAATTTCCAAAGCAGCAGGCTATACTGGTATGATCATGTATAGCTACAATTTGCTAAGTGAAATTGCTCAGGAGAGAGGAAACTATGCCAGCGCACTCGAATTACTTCAACAGGGAAATCTAATTAGAGAAACGATTTTTGACGTTAATAAAGAGGCCCTTGCTACTGAAGCCAACGCCAGGCTTGGTAATTCTGCATTAAAATCTACGGTAGATCAGCTAACAGCGCAACAGGCAGAAAATGAAAGAACTTTAAAAGTTAATAAGCTTACCACCATACTTAGTGTAGCTCTTATTACAATACTATCGCTACTTACCTTAAGCCTATATAAGAACAATAATCTTCGTGCTAGAGCGAACGAGTTGCTTCAGAAGAAGAATTCAGAATTAATCCTTGCTAAGGAAAATGCTGAAAAAGCTTCTTTAGCAAAAGCTCAATTCTTAACCACCATAACACACGAGCTAAGAACACCCTTGTATGCGGTGACAGGATTAACCCATTTACTATTAGAGGAAAGCCCTACAGAAAGTCAGAAAGAGCATCTTAATTCCTTGAAGTTTTCAGGTGAATATCTCCTTTCCCTCATCAACAACATACTTGACCTCAATAAGCTGGAAGCGAACAAGGTGGAGATCGTAAAGACTAATTTTGATCTCGAAAAGCGTATTTCAGATGTATTGATTGCTTTAAAGAATTCCGCAGACGACAGGAATACGAAATTACATTTCTCCTATGATAAAGATATACCGGCTAAACTGATTGGTGATCCTCTCAAAGTCTCTCAAATTCTTATCAATCTTATTGGTAACTCTATTAAGTTTACGGAAGATGGAGATATCTGGATCGCGGTAAATAAAACCCGGCAGGATGGGAAGTTCGTTTCTCTTCTGTTTGAAATAAAGGATAATGGTGAAGGAATTGGAAAAGAGAAACAGAAGGCTATTTTCGAAAACTTTACACAGGGCTCTACCCAGATCAATAGAAAATTTGGAGGAACGGGACTTGGTTTATCCATTGTCAAAAACCTATTAAGTCTTCTTAATTCTGAAATTGAACTGGAGAGCGATCTTGGGAAAGGGTCCACTTTCACTTTTGAATTGCAATTTGAAGCTGAAACTCTGGAGACTAAACCAGCTGAACCAGTAGCACCATCTAAAGATATCGTTCTTACCAACGATATTATGAAGGATAAAAATATCCTTATCGTTGAGGATAATAAGATCAATCAAATGATCACACGGAAGATCCTGGAGAAAAATAAAGTGATTTGTGATGTCGCAGACAATGGTACTATTGCGATCGAGAAGGTTCAGAATAATGAATTTGATCTAATTCTTATGGATATTCATATGCCTGGAATTTCAGGGATAGAAGCTACGATAGAAATTAGAAAATTCAATCCTGATATTCCGATCATTGCATTAACCGCAGTAACTCTTGATGATAATCTGGACGAATTCTACATGAACGGTTTCAACGATATTATACCCAAACCTTATAAGACCGAAGAGTTCTTCCACAAGATCAACAAGTATCTAGCGGCCAGAGAGACAACAGTTTAG
- the gap gene encoding type I glyceraldehyde-3-phosphate dehydrogenase gives MAGPVKIAINGFGRIGRNLFRLLLSHPEIEVVAINDIHDAGSLAHLLRYDSIHGRIFNDISAGDNEIIVDGRSIPLLNFEKPADIPWDSFGVEMVVESSGKFKTTEALLPHLKDGVKKVILSVPPQDDNIKMIVLGVNEHILTGDEKIISNASCTTNNAAPMLKVIHDHLKVTQAYITTVHSYTSDQSLHDKPHKDLRRSRAAAQSIIPTTTGAAKALTGIFPDLSEVIGGCGIRVPVPNGSLTDMTLNVEKPTSIEEVNQLFKNAAENEMSGILEYTEDPIVSVDILDNKYSCIFDAGMTSVIDGTLIKLIGWYDNEIGYSNRLIDLISLVNDK, from the coding sequence ATGGCGGGTCCTGTAAAAATTGCCATCAACGGCTTTGGTCGGATTGGTAGAAATCTTTTCAGACTTTTACTGAGTCATCCCGAGATAGAGGTTGTTGCCATCAATGATATTCATGATGCCGGCAGTCTCGCACATTTGCTCAGGTATGATAGCATCCACGGAAGAATATTCAATGATATTTCTGCGGGCGATAATGAAATAATTGTGGACGGTCGCTCTATTCCTTTGCTAAATTTCGAAAAACCCGCGGATATTCCCTGGGATAGTTTTGGAGTGGAAATGGTAGTGGAAAGTAGCGGAAAGTTTAAAACTACTGAAGCTCTGCTACCTCATCTGAAGGATGGGGTAAAAAAGGTGATACTTTCGGTTCCACCACAAGACGATAATATTAAGATGATCGTACTTGGGGTAAACGAACATATACTTACGGGTGACGAGAAGATCATCTCGAATGCTTCCTGTACGACTAATAATGCAGCTCCCATGCTAAAGGTGATCCATGATCACTTAAAAGTCACCCAGGCTTACATAACAACTGTTCACTCCTATACATCAGACCAGAGCTTACATGATAAACCTCATAAAGATCTAAGGAGAAGTCGTGCAGCCGCACAATCTATCATTCCAACTACCACCGGAGCGGCTAAAGCTTTAACAGGAATTTTCCCTGATTTGAGTGAAGTTATTGGTGGATGCGGAATTAGAGTTCCTGTTCCTAACGGATCTCTTACAGACATGACACTAAATGTTGAAAAACCAACGAGCATTGAAGAAGTGAACCAACTTTTCAAGAACGCTGCAGAAAATGAGATGTCTGGAATCCTGGAGTATACTGAAGATCCTATAGTTTCTGTAGATATTCTTGATAATAAATATAGCTGCATTTTCGACGCAGGTATGACTTCAGTCATCGATGGCACGCTCATTAAGTTAATAGGATGGTATGATAATGAAATTGGTTACTCTAATCGTCTTATCGATTTAATTTCACTTGTTAACGATAAATAG
- the lipA gene encoding lipoyl synthase, whose translation MNTDVAPVKTKTQRTPKPKWLRVKLPTGKKYTELRSLVDKYDLHTICTSGSCPNMGECWSEGTATFMILGNVCTRSCGFCGVKTGRPETVDWDEPEKVARSIKIMGIKHAVVTSVDRDDLKDMGSIIWAETVKAIRRMNPETTLETLIPDFQGNERNIDRIIEVSPEVVSHNMETVKRLTREVRIQAKYDRSLAVLKYLKDNGIRRTKSGIMLGLGEKEEEVFQTLRDLRGAGVDVVTIGQYLQPSKKHLPVKQFITPDQFKRYEEYGLELGFRHVESSALVRSSYKAQKHIN comes from the coding sequence ATGAATACAGACGTTGCTCCAGTAAAAACCAAAACACAAAGAACTCCAAAACCAAAGTGGTTGCGAGTGAAACTTCCTACCGGTAAGAAATATACCGAGTTGCGAAGCCTGGTTGATAAATACGATCTACATACTATTTGCACCTCTGGTAGTTGCCCGAATATGGGTGAATGCTGGAGTGAAGGGACCGCTACTTTTATGATCCTTGGGAATGTATGTACGAGATCCTGTGGATTTTGTGGTGTGAAAACCGGCCGACCAGAAACTGTAGACTGGGATGAACCTGAAAAGGTTGCCAGATCCATTAAGATCATGGGGATTAAGCATGCGGTAGTAACCAGCGTGGATCGTGATGATCTTAAAGATATGGGTTCAATTATATGGGCAGAAACTGTGAAAGCGATTCGAAGAATGAATCCTGAAACTACACTGGAAACATTGATTCCTGATTTTCAGGGAAACGAACGTAACATAGATCGTATTATTGAAGTTAGCCCTGAAGTGGTTTCCCACAATATGGAAACCGTAAAGCGTCTTACCAGAGAAGTACGTATTCAAGCTAAATACGACCGAAGCCTTGCAGTTTTAAAATATCTTAAGGACAATGGAATTCGAAGAACCAAGTCTGGAATTATGCTTGGACTTGGCGAAAAGGAAGAAGAAGTTTTTCAGACGCTTAGAGACCTACGCGGCGCAGGTGTTGATGTAGTGACTATTGGACAATATCTTCAACCAAGTAAAAAACACTTACCTGTTAAGCAATTTATCACACCAGATCAATTCAAGCGTTACGAAGAATACGGTCTCGAACTAGGTTTCAGACACGTTGAAAGTAGTGCTCTCGTAAGATCTTCTTATAAGGCTCAAAAGCACATAAATTAA
- a CDS encoding sigma-70 family RNA polymerase sigma factor — MEVNPNQLSEKISDAKKGSQSAFNYLVDRFWGDVYGFQLKKTQNEYEAEDITIQTFSKAFNRIETFDDNYSFATWLIAISKNIHIDQIRKKKASIRSKTSMQDEDQVYQIADDTPGIEDKLIKEQNLEQLLFDIKQLKPHYQEVINLRFFQEKSYKEIAEFLDEPMNNIKVKLLRAKKLLAAIIESRKS; from the coding sequence GTGGAAGTAAATCCCAATCAGCTCTCTGAGAAAATCAGTGATGCCAAGAAAGGAAGTCAGTCGGCATTCAATTACCTGGTAGACAGGTTCTGGGGAGATGTTTATGGTTTTCAGCTTAAAAAGACCCAGAATGAATATGAAGCTGAAGATATTACGATTCAAACTTTTTCTAAGGCTTTCAATCGTATAGAAACTTTTGATGATAATTATTCCTTCGCGACCTGGCTTATTGCGATCTCCAAGAATATCCATATTGATCAAATAAGGAAGAAAAAAGCTTCTATTAGATCTAAAACTTCCATGCAGGATGAAGACCAGGTCTATCAGATCGCAGATGATACTCCGGGAATTGAGGATAAGCTTATTAAGGAACAGAATCTAGAGCAATTACTTTTTGATATTAAGCAATTAAAACCTCATTACCAGGAAGTCATCAATCTTAGATTCTTTCAGGAGAAATCATATAAAGAAATCGCAGAATTCCTGGACGAGCCCATGAATAATATTAAGGTAAAACTGCTGCGTGCCAAGAAGTTACTTGCCGCTATTATCGAAAGCCGAAAGAGCTAA